The following proteins are encoded in a genomic region of Dyadobacter sp. UC 10:
- a CDS encoding RNA polymerase sigma factor, producing the protein MEHSEHSSEAYMVTRWQQFCAGDRNAFAEITELNYISLYHYGTRFTADRDMIKDCLQDLFLAVWEKRESLTGIAAIRPYLFQSLRNNLVRRSRRQSVFSEISGYEPFDEISPESDWIINETDQLTSTRLRQAIESLPKRQKEALYLKYYENLSYEEIAVVMGLQRQAVANYLQYGIQKLREYWHHAAVFLILLSDISWY; encoded by the coding sequence CCTATATGGTTACCCGTTGGCAGCAATTTTGTGCCGGGGATAGGAATGCATTTGCCGAAATAACCGAGCTCAACTACATTTCCCTGTATCACTACGGCACGCGTTTTACGGCAGATCGTGACATGATCAAGGATTGTTTGCAGGATCTTTTTCTGGCTGTCTGGGAAAAACGCGAATCGCTGACTGGAATTGCTGCGATTAGGCCTTACCTTTTTCAATCGCTGAGAAACAATTTGGTACGCCGCAGCAGGAGGCAGTCCGTTTTCTCCGAGATAAGCGGCTATGAACCTTTCGATGAAATTTCGCCGGAATCTGACTGGATCATCAACGAAACCGATCAGCTGACGAGCACCAGGCTCCGGCAGGCGATAGAATCATTGCCGAAACGCCAGAAAGAAGCCTTATACCTCAAATATTACGAAAACCTTTCATACGAAGAAATCGCCGTGGTTATGGGTTTGCAACGCCAGGCAGTGGCTAATTACCTGCAATATGGTATTCAAAAACTAAGAGAATACTGGCACCACGCAGCAGTTTTCCTGATCCTTCTTTCCGACATTTCCTGGTATTAA
- a CDS encoding FecR family protein — MNNYKGFEVKDWLEDLKFRRWVYHGESDLFFKNFTENNPHQVSVMEEARELLLSVRGKLDVISEADLRSRVNEIMESIPEADQPHFQWWKGNWLKVAAMLILTLGVGFGLYKNRGSLDSMQFSLAEKVQPKKAKNIRITNQTDGIQLVSLPDGSSVVLKTNARITYPEFFDKDKREVTMTGEAFFEVLKNPARPFFVYAGSMVTKVKGTSFSIRANEGDDEVKLVVKTGIVEVSAIETNDIKKGSAQKTMLLKPNEQVTFNQKSRSMTASKLPEPVLLDLPVEKQEFEFKRTPLPEVFALLEKTYGVVIRFDADAISSCTLTAKLGDEPVAEKMDMICSVVNARYVLRDGAIAVISQGCD; from the coding sequence ATGAATAATTATAAGGGCTTCGAGGTTAAAGACTGGCTGGAAGATCTGAAATTCCGACGGTGGGTTTATCATGGCGAGTCCGACTTATTCTTTAAAAACTTTACGGAAAACAATCCGCACCAGGTTTCCGTGATGGAGGAGGCACGGGAATTACTCCTGTCGGTACGCGGGAAGCTGGATGTGATTTCTGAGGCGGATCTCAGATCCAGGGTTAATGAGATCATGGAGTCGATCCCGGAGGCTGACCAGCCGCATTTTCAATGGTGGAAAGGCAACTGGCTGAAAGTAGCCGCAATGCTGATCCTGACGTTGGGTGTTGGTTTCGGTTTGTATAAAAATCGGGGTTCACTGGATAGCATGCAGTTCAGCCTGGCAGAAAAGGTGCAGCCGAAAAAGGCGAAAAATATCCGTATCACCAATCAGACAGACGGTATTCAGCTGGTGAGCCTTCCGGATGGGAGCTCGGTGGTGCTCAAAACGAATGCCCGAATCACGTATCCTGAATTTTTTGACAAGGATAAAAGGGAGGTTACCATGACTGGCGAGGCATTTTTCGAAGTGCTCAAGAATCCGGCGCGACCGTTTTTCGTGTACGCGGGATCGATGGTAACCAAAGTGAAAGGAACAAGTTTCAGTATCCGTGCCAACGAAGGTGACGATGAGGTGAAACTGGTGGTAAAAACCGGGATAGTAGAGGTTTCGGCGATAGAAACAAACGATATTAAAAAAGGATCAGCGCAAAAAACAATGCTTTTAAAGCCAAACGAGCAGGTTACTTTCAACCAGAAAAGCAGGAGCATGACCGCGAGCAAATTGCCTGAGCCCGTGCTGCTGGACCTGCCGGTGGAAAAACAGGAATTCGAATTCAAGCGAACGCCACTTCCGGAGGTATTTGCATTGCTTGAAAAGACTTACGGCGTCGTGATCCGGTTTGATGCCGATGCAATTTCCAGCTGTACCCTCACTGCGAAGTTGGGCGATGAGCCGGTGGCCGAAAAAATGGATATGATTTGTTCGGTGGTCAATGCCAGATATGTGCTCAGAGACGGAGCGATTGCCGTCATTTCCCAGGGATGTGACTAA